CATCGTGCCCGACAGCGACCTCGGTGATCCGGCACGGCGGAACCCGGGAACCCCGAGGACCGCCGCCCTGCACGAACTCCTCCGAGCCGTCCACGCGGACCCGAGCCTGGTCCCGGTCGCACTGCCGGTCGAGGATGGGCTACTGGCCATCGCCCGGACCTAGACTCCGCCTGGCCCCGGTACCCGGGTTCCGCCTGGCCCCGGTACCCGGGTGAGGGGTGAAGTCTTCCGGAAAACCTCACCCCCACCAAGACCGACCGGACGGGCCTCGGGGAGTACGCGGACTCCCTACGCCGGGGAAACCGACAGGAGCTGGCCGGCCAGCCCGCGGGCACGGGTGGAGAGCTTCTTCGCCACGTCGCCGAGAACCACGCCTGCCGGGGACTCGGGAGCCTCCAACACCAGCGGCGTGCCCCCGTCGCCGGCCTCACGCAGGCGCGGGTCGAGCGGGATCTGACCGAGCAGCGGCACGTCGGCACCCACGGATTTGGTCAGCGAGTCCGCGACGATCTGGCCGCCACCGGAGCCGAACACGTCCATCCGCTGCCCGTCGGGCAGTTCCATCCAGGACATGTTCTCCACGACGCCTGCCAGCCGCTGACGGGTCTGCATCGCGATCGCACCTGCCCGCTCGGCGACCTCGGCGGCTGCCTGCTGCGGTGTGGTCACGACCAGGATCTCGGCATTGGGCATGAGCTGAGCGGTGGACAGTGCCACGTCACCGGTGCCGGGTGGCAGGTCCAGCAGCAGGACGTCCAGGTCGCCCCAGAACACGTCGGACAGGAACTGCTGGAGTGCCCGGTGCAGCATCGGACCGCGCCACACCACCGGCGTGTTGCCCGGGGTGAACATGCCGATGGAGATCAGTTTCACGCCGTGCGCCTGCGGCGGCATGATCATGTTCTCGACCTGGGTGGGCTTGTTCTCCGTGCCGAGCATCCGGGGCACGGAGTGTCCGTAGATGTCGGCGTCGACGACACCGACCGACAGGCCCCGCTGGGCCATCGACACGGCGAGATTGACCGTCACGCTGGACTTGCCGACGCCGCCCTTGCCGGA
This Haloactinomyces albus DNA region includes the following protein-coding sequences:
- a CDS encoding Mrp/NBP35 family ATP-binding protein, coding for MATTQSAPTEEAVRQALTQVEDPEIHKPITELGMVKGITVGDDGDVEVGVYLTVQGCPMKDTITQRVDSAVSGIEGVRSVSVELDVMSDEQRTELRKQLKGGAEEPRIPFAEPGSMTRVYCVASGKGGVGKSSVTVNLAVSMAQRGLSVGVVDADIYGHSVPRMLGTENKPTQVENMIMPPQAHGVKLISIGMFTPGNTPVVWRGPMLHRALQQFLSDVFWGDLDVLLLDLPPGTGDVALSTAQLMPNAEILVVTTPQQAAAEVAERAGAIAMQTRQRLAGVVENMSWMELPDGQRMDVFGSGGGQIVADSLTKSVGADVPLLGQIPLDPRLREAGDGGTPLVLEAPESPAGVVLGDVAKKLSTRARGLAGQLLSVSPA